AGTCGGGCCTTTCAGGTGCAGGACGTAAAACGAGTCTTACAGCCCATTACTCTGAAGTTAATGAAAATGTATCAGCATACAAACTTGGCAAACATCAGCATATCCCTGAAATAGAACAAGTCATATCGAATCAAATCGGTGAAAATGTAAATGTATCGTTCTCTACTCACCTCGTCCCGCTTACAAGAGGGATGATGTGCAGTATGTATGTCAATCTATCTCATGATCGATCCGAAGCAGAAGTGATTGATCTTTACCAATCAATCTATGAGGATCATCCATTTATCCGCGTGATGCCTGAAGGGAAATGCCCCTCAACAAAAGGTGTTTCCGGTTCTAACTACTGTGATATTGGTCTTTCTGTAGATCCGAGAACGAATCGCTTAACGATCATCTCGGTGATTGACAATTTGATGAAAGGTGCCGCTGGTCAAGCGGTACAGAATATGAATCTACGATTTGGTTATCCTGAGACAGCAGGTCTTAGTTTATCTCCAGTATTTCCATAAATCTACTAAACGAAAGGGTTGAATGCTTTGGCAACATCGACTGTAAGTGAGGAACTTTTTTCAATCGTAAAAGATGGCACAGTTACTTCTCCTAAAGGATTTGAAGCTGGTGGGTTTCATGCAGGTTTAAAACGAAAGCGTAAAGATCTTGGCTGGATTAAATCGGTTGTACCAGCGAATGCTGCAGGAGTGTTTACAATGAATACTTTCCAGGCACCGCCATTAAAAGTGACAAAAGAAAGTTTAGTAGATGGAAAACTTCAAGGCCTAGTTGTTAATTCGGGAAACGCCAATGCGTTTACAGGAAAGAAAGGCCTTGAGGACGCATATGAAATGCGTAAACAATTCGCAACTGTGATGGGTCTAAAAGAAACGGAAACGGCTGTTACTTCGACGGGGGTCATTGGGGAGTATTTGCCCATGGAAGCCATTATCAAAGGGATTCATCACATTCCAAACTATGCAGAAAAAACGAGTGGCACCGATTTTGCTGAAGCGATCGTTACGACAGATACAATGACAAAACAGGTAGCCGTAACGTGTCAGATTGATGGAAAAGACATCACCATTGGTGGCGCTGCAAAGGGATCAGGAATGATCAAGCCAAACATGGCCACGATGCTGGCTTTTGTAACGACCGATGCAGAAGTAGAAAATAACGCTCTTCAGTCCGCATTAAGCTCTGTGACTGACACGACTTATAACATGATCACAGTTGACGGTGAAACGAGTACAAATGATATGGTCCTTCTTCTAGCAAATGGTCAGGCGGAGAATGAAGAATTATCAGAAAGTCATCCTGAGTGGCAAACGTTCTTAAGTTCACTAGAGTATGTTTGTCAACAGTTAGCGAAATTGATCGCTAAAGATGGCGAAGGGGCTACAAAACTCGTTGAAGTTCACGTAAAAGGTGCGAAAACCGAAAACGGGGCGAAAGCCATTGCCAAATCTGTTGTAGGTTCTAGTTTAGTAAAAACAGCTATTTATGGAACCGATGCAAACTGGGGACGAATTGTTTGTGCCATTGGGTACAGTGGTGAATCTGTCCAAGAGGATTCTCTTTCCATATCACTTGGACCCATTAAAGTAGTGGATTATGGTATTACAACGGAATTTAGTGAGGAAGAGGCAAAAACCTATTTAGAAAACGAGAACATTCATATCTATATTGATTTGCATAACGGAAATGAAGAAGCAACAGCATGGGGGTGTGACCTTTCTTATGACTATGTCAGAATCAATGCCTCCTACAGAACATAATCAAAAGTATTTTGTGATTAAATGTGGTGGAAGTATATTAAATCAGCTTCCAGACTCATTTTACCTTGACCTAGTAGCTATGAAAAAACAAGGATATCATCCCGTACTCGTTCATGGTGGAGGCCCTGAAATCTCAAGGATGCTTGATAAGCTATCAATTCAGACAACATTTGTCGATGGACTACGTGTCACAACGGATGAGATGGTCGATACAGTTGAAATGGTACTGAGCGGTAAGGTGAATAAGCAGCTCGTGAGGAAGATCCACCATGCAGGAGCGAAAGCCATTGGCATTAGTGGCGTAGACGGAAAGCTGTTTACATGCAAACAGTCTAATGAATCACTCGGCCGTGTTGGGGAAGTCATCCATGTAGATAAATCACTAATTGAACAACTCTCTCAAGCTGGGTACATACCTATTATCTCACCAATCAGTACGGATGAATCTTTCGAACCTCTTAATATTAATGGGGATGAAGCCGCATCAGCTGTCGCTCAGGCGCTGCATGCAGATATTTGTCTCGTTAGCGATACGCCAGGTGTGTATGAAGAAATTGATGGGCAAAAAGTTATTTTCAGCACACTAGATGAGCCAAAAATAACAAGTTTAATAGAAAAAGGCACGATTATTGGTGGAATGATCCCTAAAGTGAAAGGAGCGATTGCCGCTCTTTCGGATAAAGTCTCCTCGGTTATTATTGTTGATGGTCGAGAAGAGAATGCCCTGCTAAAAGCAGTCGCACATGAATCTGTTGGAACGCGAATTGTTCGAAAGGAGTCTTTAGAATGTCACTAACTGAAACGTCACAAACAAGCATCATGCAAACATATAATCGACTTCCGATTACTGCCGTTAAAGGTGAAGGAAGCTTCCTATATAGTGAAGACGGAACAAAGTATCTTGATTTTACTTCCGGAATTGCCACATGTAATCTTGGTCATCAACCAGCTGCGATTAAAACAGCCGTTACAGAACAGTTGGATCTCCTCTGGCATTGTTCGAATTTATACCATATCCCAAAACAGCAGGAACTCGCTGAGGTTCTAACAGCGCAAAGCTGTTTTGACCAGGTGTTCTTCTGTAATAGCGGTACGGAAGCGAATGAAGCAGCGATTAAGCTCGTTCGAAAATGGAGCGGTAAAGAAACAATTGCAACGTTCACGAAGTCCTTCCATGGAAGAACGTTAGGTTCCCTTTCCGCTACAGCTCAACCAAACCTTCAAGATGGATTTGGCTCCATGCTTTCTGGTTTTGAATACTTTCCTTACAACGATTTTGATCGTTTATCAGAAATCGAGGAACGAAAACCAGCAGCCGTCATGTTAGAGCTCGTCCAGGGAGAAGGAGGCGTTCGTCCAGCAGATCAGGAGTGGATTTCGGAGCTTGTGTCGATTTGTAGATCGAACAATATTCTTATCGTCGTTGATGAAGTGCAAACCGGGATGGGCCGAACCGGAACGTTATTTGCTCATGAGCAATATGGTTTTGAACCAGATATTATGACGCTTGCAAAAGGGTTAGGTTCAGGATTCCCGATTGGTGCGATGCTTGCGAAGGAAAGCGTAGCGTCAACATTTGGTCCAGGAACTCACGGAAGTACATTTGGGGGAAATCCACTTGCTTCTGCCGCTGCAACTGCGACGGTAAAAGAGATCGGTTCTTTACTTAACAACGCAAAAGAAATGGGAGACATGCTTATAAATGAATTAAAAAGTTTGTCGGAGCAGCACAATTCCATTAATGAAGTGAGGGGACTAGGTTTACTTCTAGGAATTGAAGTGGCGGATGCCGCGCCTCTTGTTAGTAAGCTTAGAGAAAAAGACGTTCTTGTTTTAAGTGCAGGACCTAACGTCATTCGCATTCTTCCACCTCTTAATGTGAGTAAGAAGGAAGTAGAGCAATTTTTGGAGAAGCTAACCGACGTTTTTAAGTCAGCTGAAGGGGAGGATAAGGCATGAAAAAGGGCTATCTTGTATTAGAAAACGGAGCAGTATTTGAAGGCGATCTAATAGGAGCTTTAGAAGCTTCTGGTGAAGTTGTTTTCAATACAAGCATGACCGGTTATCAAGAGATTGTATCGGATCCTTCTTACGCCGGGCAAATCATCGTCTTCTGTTACCCACAAATCGGTAACTATGGAATAAATAAACTTGATAGTGAAAGTGAACACCTTCATCTTCACGGTGTTGTTACAGGAGAGCAGTGTGAGGAACCTAGTCATTATTTAGCAACAGGTTCCTTCTCAAATGGTCTATTACAGAATGAAATTCCTTCTTTAACAGGTGTAGACACACGAGCCCTCGTTAAAATGCTACGGGATTATGGAACAATGAAAGGACAAATAACGGCTGAACTTCCTAATAACAACGTTGAATGGAAATCAGAGAAATCTTTTGTTCCAAATGTATCAGTAAAAGAAAAAACACATTATCCAGGTGAAGGGCCACTTATTGTGCTGATGGACTACGGGTATAAGAAATCAATTCTTACGTCTCTTCAATCTCTTGGTTGTGCTGTAACAATCATGCCATTTAATACAACTTTTGAGGAAGTTGTTGACCTACAACCAGACGGAGTGGTGTTAAGTAATGGTCCTGGAGATCCTGAAGCATTATCTGCAACTTTTGAGACGATACGGCTTATTAGTGAAAAATATCCAACTTTCGGGATTTGTCTTGGTCATCAGCTTCTCGCTCTTTCACACGGGGCGTCCACTCGAAAGCTAACATTTGGACATCGTGGGTCGAATCACCCGGTGAAGCATTTGGAGACGGGGAAAGTGTTTATCACCTCCCAAAACCATGGTTATGAAGTCGTACAGGAGACCTTAGAAGATACAGGGCTTGCGCTTACTTTTGTTAATTTAAATGATGGAACCGTTGAAGGATTAAAACATCACCATTATAACATTCAATCGGTGCAATTCCATCCAGAAGCACACGCGGGACCTTCAGATACAGCATTTTTGTTCGACGCATTTATGAACCAGATTACAAGAACAGGAGACCAGCACTATGCCTTTACGTAAAGAGTTAAAAAAAGTTGTCATTTTAGGATCTGGCCCTATTGTCATTGGTCAGGCAGCGGAATTTGATTATGCAGGTACACAGGCGTGCCTGGCGCTAAAAGAAGAGGGGATTGAGGTTGTTTTAATAAATAGCAATCCAGCCACCATTATGACGGATTCATCGATCGCGGATCATGTTTATATGGAACCAATGACGCTTCCTTATGTAGAGGAAATCCTCAAAAAAGAAAAGCCTGATGGCATCATTGGCACACTTGGTGGTCAAACAGGTTTAAATCTTGTCGTAGAACTTTATGAAAAAGGGATTCTAGAAAAATTGAATGTGGAACTTCTTGGCACCTCTGTTGAATCCATTCAAAATGGGGAAGACCGTGAGAAGTTTAGACAGCTCATGCTTGATATTGGCGAACCAGTACCTGAGTCGAAAATTGCCGTGACAAGGGAAGAGGCGTTAACATTCGCTCGAGAAATTGGCTATCCGATCATGGTTCGCCCAGCCTATACAATGGGTGGTGAAGGCGGTGGATTTGCAGCTGATGACAACGCCTTGCTTGAAATTGTTGATCGCGGCCTTTCCTTAAGTCCTATTCACCAGGTACTCATTGAAAAAAGCATGCTTGGTTGGAAAGAAATCGAATATGAAGTGATGCGTGACGAAAACGATACGTGCATGATCGTCTGTAACATGGAAAATATGGATCCTGTTGGAATTCATACAGGGGATTCGATTGTTGTTGCACCTTCTCAGACGCTGAATGATTACCAATACCAGATGCTACGAAACGTTTCGTTGAAAGTGATTCGTGCCATTGACGTTATTGGTGGTTGTAATATTCAAATTGGATTAAACCCTGAATCAAACGATTATTACATCATTGAGGTGAATCCGCGGGTAAGTCGTTCGTCTGCATTAGCTTCTAAAGCTACTGGCTATCCGATTGCACGTATGGCTGCAAAATGTGCCATTGGCTTTACATTAGATGAGCTTCCAAATCCAATTACAGGTAATACGTATGCAGCATTCGAACCTGCCCTTGATTATTTAGTTGTCAAAATACCAAGGTTCCCATTTGATAAGTTTCCTGAAGGTGATCGCGTACTTGGAACGCAGATGAAAGCAACAGGAGAAGTGATGGCAATTGATCGAAGTTTTGAAGGTGCTTTAAACAAAGCTGTTCGATCTCTTGAGAGTGGTCATCAATCATTAACAGGCTTATATGAAGAGGTAAGTCAAGAGTATTTAAATGAACAGCTAATGACGCCAACAGATGAAAGACTTTTTTTAATTAGTGAAGCTTTTCGAAGAGGTTATTCTGTAGAGGACATTAAATCACTTACAGCCATTGATAGCTGGTTTCTTCATAAGGTGAAGCGAATTGTTGAAGCGGAAATAAAGATAATGAATCAAACCGATCTTTCTGAAGAATTGCTGATTCATGTTAAGCAATTAAACGTTAGTGATGCCTACATTTCGAAAGCAACTGGAAAAACGATCGATTCGATCATGAGTATGAGTAAAGAAGCTGGCATTCAGAGGGGAATGAAGCAAGTTGATACGTGTGCGGGTGAGTTTGAAGCCATCACGCCTTATTTCTACTCTACGTATTTAGGGAGCGATGAGATGGAGCAGATCAGTGAGCCAGGCATCCTCGTTCTTGGTTCAGGGCCCATTCGAATCGGGCAAGGTGTGGAGTTTGACTATTGCTCCGTTCACGCGACACAGGCAGTTAAGAAGTTAGGCTATCGTGCGATTGTTATGAATAATAACCCAGAAACGGTTAGTACAGATTATAGCGTTGCAGATCGTCTTTACTTTGAGCCGCTCTCACTTGAAGATGTCCTTGCGGTTATCGAGAAGGAACATATTATAGGAGTGGCTGTACAATTTGGTGGTCAAACTGCTGTTAATTTAGCGGAAGAGTTGCACGAGCGCGGAGTTCCAATCCTAGGTACACCTGTTGAGAACATTAATAAAGTCGAGGACCGAGATCAATTTTATCAATTGTTGGATTCTCTTTCGATTCCTTATATTGAAGGGAAAATGGCTTATCAGCCAGATGAAATGGAGGAGCTTGCCGCAGAGTTAGGATTCCCGATCATTGTAAGACCTTCCTATGTGATAGGCGGACAAAACATGTTTATCTTCCGTCATATGGATGAACTGAAACGGTATACGCAAAAATTAGAGAGCAGTTCAAAGAAAATGTGGCCATTCCTTCTCGACCGCTTTGTGGAAGGAATTGAATGTGAGGTCGATGTGATTTGCGATGGAGAATCAATCGCCATTCCTGGCATTATGGAGCACCTTGAACGAGCGGGCGTTCATTCTGGAGATAGCACAGCAATTTATCCACCTGTATCCATTACAGAAGAGCAGAAAGAAACGATTACGATGTATTCTGAAAAGCTATCTCAAGCGCTCGAATGTCGAGGGTTAATGAATATTCAATTTGTCATCGATCAAGGCATCATTTATGTTCTTGAAATTAATCCAAGATCTTCGAGAACTGTACCCGTTATCAGTAAAGTAACGAACATTCCAATGGTTGAATGGGCGATTAAAGCTCAATTGCAAAGTAACTCATTAAAGGCAACGGGTTTATTAGAAGAAAAGCCTTATTACACGGTGAAGTTTCCGATCTTCTCAAATGGAAAGTTAAAAAACGTAGACCATGTTCTTGGACCAGAAATGAAATCGACTGGAGAAGTGCTTGCTATGGCAAAAACATCGGAAGAAGCCTTAAGAAAAGCGGTTGTATCAACGTGGGATCCGAATAAGCTACCTTCTTCCATACTATGTTCGATTAGTGAAGAGCATAAAGAAGCTGCATGTGATGTACTAATGAAGCTTAAAGAAAAAGGTGTCGCAATCTACGCAACCTCTGGAACAGCCAAATTGTTAAATGATAAAGGTATCCAATCAATCGTGATTAAAAAAGATTTAGATGAAATTGAGGCGCTAATGAAAGAAGAGCTAAGCGCAGTTGTATCGATTCCGACAATCGGCAGAGAAAAAGAACGTTCTGGATTTCAAATGCGCGCACTCGCTACACGATATAAAATTCCATGTTTTACGCATCTTGACACGCTTCAGTTATTGGTCTTAGAAGGATCCAAGACACTTGAAGTCAACAGTCTAGAGCATTGGCACCAAATGAAAGAAACTCCAATCGGGCAGGAAGGATGATTGAATGATGCAGTCGGTAAAAACGCAAAATGAAATCGCAGAAGGAATGAAAGGGAAAGATTTTCTAACGATCGCTGAACTTAGCAGTGAGGAGATTCATTATCTTTTGCAAGAAGCTGAACTATTGAAAAAGCTACAAAAGGAAGGAATTCCTCATGAAGAATTAAAAGGAAAGGTGCTTGGGATGATCTTCGAAAAGTCATCAACAAGAACGCGTGTATCATTTGAAGTAGCAATGCTTCAGCTTGGTGGGCATGCTTTGTTTCTTAGTTCGAAAGACATCCAGCTTGGAAGAGGCGAGACGGTTGAAGACACCGCTAATGTGCTAGCAGGGTACCTTGACGGAGTAATGATTCGAACGTTTGGCCATGAGACGATTGAACGTTTTGCCAAAGCTTCCTCAGTTCCCGTTATTAACGGCTTAACAGATACACATCATCCAGCACAAATTCTTGCTGATTTACTTACGATTATCGAGCATAAAGGTCATTTAAGTGGATTGAAAGCAGCTTATTTTGGAGATGGGAACAATGTGGCTCATTCACTTATTGAAGGGGCAGCGAAAGTGGGCATGAATTTCACGATCGCCTGTCCAGCAGGTTATGAACCAGATGAAGGGATCGTAGCGAAAGCGAACGAAGTAGCAAAAGCAAATGGTTCGGTCATTGAGGTAACCGCTGATCCCCTTGCAGCTGCTAAGGATGCGGATGTTTTGATTACCGATGTTTGGGCGAGTATGAGGCAAGAAGACGAGCAAGCTGAACGTGAGGGCGTTTTCGAACCCTTTCAGGTGAATGAGGAGTTATGCATAAATGCTGATGAAAATTACATCTTTATGCATTGTCTTCCAGCGCATAGAGGAGAAGAGGTTACAGCGGAAATTATTGATGGTTCTCATTCAGTTGTATACCAGGAAGCAGAGAATCGTCTCCACGCTCAAAAAGCACTTTTGAAACTTTTATTAAAAAGTTAAATTTTTTTCGTGCAATTTGAATAAATATACGTTATCATAGATATTAATACAAAGATAAGGAGTGGATGACATGGCAAAAGAGAAAATCATTCTTGCTTATTCCGGAGGTCTTGATACCTCCATTTCGATAAAATGGTTAGAAGAAAAATATGGATACGAGGTTATTGCTCTTGGACTTGATGTAGGTGAAGGGAAAGATCTAGAGACGATCAAGGAAAAGGCACTGAATGTGGGTGCCTCAAAAGCTTATATGATTGAAGCGAAAGAACTTCTTGCTGAGAACTATCTTTTACCAGCATTAAAAGCAAATGCATTATACGAAGGGAAATACCCGCTATCCTCAGCACTGTCACGTCCCCTCATTTCAAAGCTTCTAGTTGAAGCGGCTGAACGTGAAGGAGCTACGGCAGTGGCACATGGATGTACAGGAAAAGGAAATGATCAGGTTCGCTTTGAAGTATCGATTCAAGCGTTGAATCCGGACTTGAAAGTGATCGCTCCTGTTCGTGAATGGGGAATGACGCGTGATGAACAGATTGCTTACGCACAAAAAAAAGGGATCCCGGTTCCTGTTAAACTTGATAATCCATTTTCAATTGATGCCAACATTTGGGGGCGTGCATGTGAAGCTGGTGTACTTGAAGATCCGTGGGCTGAGGCTCCAGAAGCCGCATTCGATTGGACAGCACCAATTCACCTAACACCTGATGAGCCGGAATACATTGAAATTGATTTTGTAGAAGGCTGCCCAACAGCACTTAATGGCCAAAAGATGGGGCTAGTTGATCTTATTGAGAAGTTAAATGAAATTGGCGGCGTCCACGGTATTGGACGTATTGATCATATTGAAAATCGTCTCGTTGGAATTAAATCCAGAGAAGTATATGAAAACCCAGGAGCACTCATTTTAATTAACGCTCACAAAGAATTGGAATTTTTAACTCATACGCGTGAAGTATCACAGTTCAAAACGACGATTGATCAGCAGCTTTCAAAACTGATCTATGATGGTTTATGGTATTCACCACTTCGTCAGGCGCTTGAAGGGTTCATTAACGAAACCCAGAAAGTAGTAAGTGGTAAGATTCGTCTTAAATTACACAAAGGGTCAAACACAGTAGTTGGACGTAAATCAGAGAACTCTCTCTATAACGAACAACTTGCAACATATCTTAAAGGTGATCTCTTTGATCATGACGCTGCAGTTGGATTCATTAAACTATGGGGATTACCTACAAAAGTGAATGCGGAAGTTCATAAGAAGCAAAAAGTAACTCAATAAGGAGATGTTAGTGTGTCTAAGCTATGGGGTGGACGCTTTACGAAAGAAACGAATAAGCTTGTAGAAGAATATACAGCTTCGATCCAGTATGATAAAGAACTAGCAGAAGAAGATATCGAAGGCAGTCTGGCCCATGTTCAGATGCTTAGTGAATGTGGTGTAATTAGTTCCTCTGACATGGAAGAAATCAAGCGAGGCTTACTTGTTGTTCTTGAGAACATTCAGAATGGAACGTTTGTATACGATGTATCTCAAGAAGACATTCATATGAACATTGAAAAAGCACTCATTGATGAAATAGGACCTGTTGGAGGAAAGCTGCATACCGGTAGAAGCCGTAATGACCAGGTTGCAACGGATATGCATATGTACCTTATTAAAAAGGTTAACCATTTTATTTCACACATCGAAGAGGTTCAGCAGGCGATTCTAAGCCAGGCTGAATCTCATGTTGAAACTGTTTTACCAGGTTATACACATTTGCAGCGTGCTCAACCTGTATCATTTGCCCATCATATGCTGGCGTATTTCTGGATGTTTGAACGTGATAAGGAAAGATTTCAAGACAGCTTAAAGAGAACGAGTATGTTACCGCTTGGTGCAGGCGCACTAGCTGGAACAACCTTTCCGATTGACCGCCATCGCACGGCAGAACTGTTAGGTTTTGACGCCGTTTATCCAAATAGCATGGACGCTGTTAGTGATCGTGATTTTATTGTTGAGTTTCTTTCAAATGCTTCCATGCTTATGATGCACATGTCCCGTTTGTCGGAAGAAATGGTGATCTGGAGCAGTCAGGAATTCCAATTTATCGAACTAGACGATTCTTTCTGTACGGGATCGAGTATTATGCCCCAGAAAAAGAATCCGGATGTTCCTGAACTTCTTCGTGCGAAAACAGGTCGTGTGTATGGGAATTTGTTTAGCTTGTTAACGGTATTGAAAGGACTACCGCTTGCTTATAACAAAGACATGCAGGAAGACAAGGAAGGCATGTTTGATACAGCTAAGACGCTTGATGGCGCTCTTCAACTTTTGGCGCCTATGATTGAAACAATGACTGTACAGACAGAAAACATGAAGCAAGCCGTTAATGAAGATTATTCTAATGCAACTGATATTGCGGATTACCTTGTTAACAAAGGAATGACGTTCCGTGAGTCGCATGAAGTCATAGGAAAGATTGTTCTTTATGGTATCGAAAGAAAGAAATATTTACTTGATCTTACGATGGAAGAATTTAAATCATTTACGCCATTATTTGAAGAAGATGTTTTTGAAGTGCTTAAGCCTGCTAATGTGATGAACGCAAGAAAAAGCTATGGAGGTACGTCACCAGAGCAAATCGCGATTCAGATTAGTTTAGCTCATCAGCATGTGAAAGAGAATGCATAAAGGGCCCTATCCGAAAGGATAAGACCCTCATGAAGAAGGAAGTTATTAGCGTTTGCTAAACAAGCGATGGGGTAGAACGGTAGTTGTCTTTTGGAGACACCTCTTTCTAATGAAAGTTGTTAGAGCCTTGTTTTACCAACAGAGTAGTTCAACGCGACCATCTCCTTAAAAGCTTCCGTTTTCCTTATGCACTTTTGTTCTTCCCTCTTCACTAATTATCATGGCCACTTTCATCTGCTTCTATACATGCCCATTCAAACTTTTTTCGGATACTTTTTTTCCGTAAGTGGGAGAATACGAAGAGGTGAAAGGAGGGGTAAGATGGGCCGAGGAAAGGCATTTGATCATAAGAAAAAAGGAATGGAACGTGAACGACCGAAAACAGCAGATCAAACAAAGTTCCCTCACGAAGCATCAACAGGGCATAAAACAATTCAGAATGAAGAACGCGAAGAATAAAGTAAGCTTCCTGCAATTGCAGGGAGCTTTTTACTTTTGACGAGAAACTAAGCTTGCTTTCTTGAGGTTCATTTCCAACTCCAGTAAAATTAAATATAGATGATTGAAAAGGGGACTTTTAAATGAATTCAGTAGGTCTTGT
The sequence above is drawn from the Pseudalkalibacillus hwajinpoensis genome and encodes:
- a CDS encoding acetylornithine transaminase codes for the protein MSLTETSQTSIMQTYNRLPITAVKGEGSFLYSEDGTKYLDFTSGIATCNLGHQPAAIKTAVTEQLDLLWHCSNLYHIPKQQELAEVLTAQSCFDQVFFCNSGTEANEAAIKLVRKWSGKETIATFTKSFHGRTLGSLSATAQPNLQDGFGSMLSGFEYFPYNDFDRLSEIEERKPAAVMLELVQGEGGVRPADQEWISELVSICRSNNILIVVDEVQTGMGRTGTLFAHEQYGFEPDIMTLAKGLGSGFPIGAMLAKESVASTFGPGTHGSTFGGNPLASAAATATVKEIGSLLNNAKEMGDMLINELKSLSEQHNSINEVRGLGLLLGIEVADAAPLVSKLREKDVLVLSAGPNVIRILPPLNVSKKEVEQFLEKLTDVFKSAEGEDKA
- the argJ gene encoding bifunctional glutamate N-acetyltransferase/amino-acid acetyltransferase ArgJ — its product is MATSTVSEELFSIVKDGTVTSPKGFEAGGFHAGLKRKRKDLGWIKSVVPANAAGVFTMNTFQAPPLKVTKESLVDGKLQGLVVNSGNANAFTGKKGLEDAYEMRKQFATVMGLKETETAVTSTGVIGEYLPMEAIIKGIHHIPNYAEKTSGTDFAEAIVTTDTMTKQVAVTCQIDGKDITIGGAAKGSGMIKPNMATMLAFVTTDAEVENNALQSALSSVTDTTYNMITVDGETSTNDMVLLLANGQAENEELSESHPEWQTFLSSLEYVCQQLAKLIAKDGEGATKLVEVHVKGAKTENGAKAIAKSVVGSSLVKTAIYGTDANWGRIVCAIGYSGESVQEDSLSISLGPIKVVDYGITTEFSEEEAKTYLENENIHIYIDLHNGNEEATAWGCDLSYDYVRINASYRT
- a CDS encoding carbamoyl phosphate synthase small subunit; amino-acid sequence: MKKGYLVLENGAVFEGDLIGALEASGEVVFNTSMTGYQEIVSDPSYAGQIIVFCYPQIGNYGINKLDSESEHLHLHGVVTGEQCEEPSHYLATGSFSNGLLQNEIPSLTGVDTRALVKMLRDYGTMKGQITAELPNNNVEWKSEKSFVPNVSVKEKTHYPGEGPLIVLMDYGYKKSILTSLQSLGCAVTIMPFNTTFEEVVDLQPDGVVLSNGPGDPEALSATFETIRLISEKYPTFGICLGHQLLALSHGASTRKLTFGHRGSNHPVKHLETGKVFITSQNHGYEVVQETLEDTGLALTFVNLNDGTVEGLKHHHYNIQSVQFHPEAHAGPSDTAFLFDAFMNQITRTGDQHYAFT
- the argF gene encoding ornithine carbamoyltransferase gives rise to the protein MMQSVKTQNEIAEGMKGKDFLTIAELSSEEIHYLLQEAELLKKLQKEGIPHEELKGKVLGMIFEKSSTRTRVSFEVAMLQLGGHALFLSSKDIQLGRGETVEDTANVLAGYLDGVMIRTFGHETIERFAKASSVPVINGLTDTHHPAQILADLLTIIEHKGHLSGLKAAYFGDGNNVAHSLIEGAAKVGMNFTIACPAGYEPDEGIVAKANEVAKANGSVIEVTADPLAAAKDADVLITDVWASMRQEDEQAEREGVFEPFQVNEELCINADENYIFMHCLPAHRGEEVTAEIIDGSHSVVYQEAENRLHAQKALLKLLLKS
- a CDS encoding argininosuccinate synthase; this encodes MAKEKIILAYSGGLDTSISIKWLEEKYGYEVIALGLDVGEGKDLETIKEKALNVGASKAYMIEAKELLAENYLLPALKANALYEGKYPLSSALSRPLISKLLVEAAEREGATAVAHGCTGKGNDQVRFEVSIQALNPDLKVIAPVREWGMTRDEQIAYAQKKGIPVPVKLDNPFSIDANIWGRACEAGVLEDPWAEAPEAAFDWTAPIHLTPDEPEYIEIDFVEGCPTALNGQKMGLVDLIEKLNEIGGVHGIGRIDHIENRLVGIKSREVYENPGALILINAHKELEFLTHTREVSQFKTTIDQQLSKLIYDGLWYSPLRQALEGFINETQKVVSGKIRLKLHKGSNTVVGRKSENSLYNEQLATYLKGDLFDHDAAVGFIKLWGLPTKVNAEVHKKQKVTQ
- the argB gene encoding acetylglutamate kinase, which encodes MTMSESMPPTEHNQKYFVIKCGGSILNQLPDSFYLDLVAMKKQGYHPVLVHGGGPEISRMLDKLSIQTTFVDGLRVTTDEMVDTVEMVLSGKVNKQLVRKIHHAGAKAIGISGVDGKLFTCKQSNESLGRVGEVIHVDKSLIEQLSQAGYIPIISPISTDESFEPLNINGDEAASAVAQALHADICLVSDTPGVYEEIDGQKVIFSTLDEPKITSLIEKGTIIGGMIPKVKGAIAALSDKVSSVIIVDGREENALLKAVAHESVGTRIVRKESLECH
- the carB gene encoding carbamoyl-phosphate synthase (glutamine-hydrolyzing) large subunit; its protein translation is MPLRKELKKVVILGSGPIVIGQAAEFDYAGTQACLALKEEGIEVVLINSNPATIMTDSSIADHVYMEPMTLPYVEEILKKEKPDGIIGTLGGQTGLNLVVELYEKGILEKLNVELLGTSVESIQNGEDREKFRQLMLDIGEPVPESKIAVTREEALTFAREIGYPIMVRPAYTMGGEGGGFAADDNALLEIVDRGLSLSPIHQVLIEKSMLGWKEIEYEVMRDENDTCMIVCNMENMDPVGIHTGDSIVVAPSQTLNDYQYQMLRNVSLKVIRAIDVIGGCNIQIGLNPESNDYYIIEVNPRVSRSSALASKATGYPIARMAAKCAIGFTLDELPNPITGNTYAAFEPALDYLVVKIPRFPFDKFPEGDRVLGTQMKATGEVMAIDRSFEGALNKAVRSLESGHQSLTGLYEEVSQEYLNEQLMTPTDERLFLISEAFRRGYSVEDIKSLTAIDSWFLHKVKRIVEAEIKIMNQTDLSEELLIHVKQLNVSDAYISKATGKTIDSIMSMSKEAGIQRGMKQVDTCAGEFEAITPYFYSTYLGSDEMEQISEPGILVLGSGPIRIGQGVEFDYCSVHATQAVKKLGYRAIVMNNNPETVSTDYSVADRLYFEPLSLEDVLAVIEKEHIIGVAVQFGGQTAVNLAEELHERGVPILGTPVENINKVEDRDQFYQLLDSLSIPYIEGKMAYQPDEMEELAAELGFPIIVRPSYVIGGQNMFIFRHMDELKRYTQKLESSSKKMWPFLLDRFVEGIECEVDVICDGESIAIPGIMEHLERAGVHSGDSTAIYPPVSITEEQKETITMYSEKLSQALECRGLMNIQFVIDQGIIYVLEINPRSSRTVPVISKVTNIPMVEWAIKAQLQSNSLKATGLLEEKPYYTVKFPIFSNGKLKNVDHVLGPEMKSTGEVLAMAKTSEEALRKAVVSTWDPNKLPSSILCSISEEHKEAACDVLMKLKEKGVAIYATSGTAKLLNDKGIQSIVIKKDLDEIEALMKEELSAVVSIPTIGREKERSGFQMRALATRYKIPCFTHLDTLQLLVLEGSKTLEVNSLEHWHQMKETPIGQEG